The following coding sequences lie in one Biomphalaria glabrata chromosome 18, xgBioGlab47.1, whole genome shotgun sequence genomic window:
- the LOC106058620 gene encoding beta-1,3-galactosyltransferase 1-like — protein sequence MAFLISMRRRLILLTLIQLMTILLVVHVYTFGKYKEESKGEYKETPKQESKEMVSFSKDDPRLLLLELMEDQGHRLDYIEKHNADIQEVFHQMDLVTKENKKALLSFLSQPVINDHSFDYIHNPDRACVNSNTDVLIMVPSSPGNFQNRKNIRSGDYSTFTGNIENRAQIMFFIGLTKSNETQMRIDEESETYEDIVQESFEDVYRNIRYKSVSMLRWVSTYCREARFVIRNDDDISVNLSLVLDTVKRTREKYANFILGRVRMNDMPMRNMKDKYALSRQEYAPNVFPPFALGGLLGLTTLTAELLYQAALRVSPIWLDDVYITGICAPHVGVKLINDSSFAFKHKGKWAH from the coding sequence atGGCATTTTTGATCAGCATGAGACGTCGTCTGATACTTTTGACGCTCATTCAACTCATGACTATTCTCCTGGTCGTCCATGTTTACACGTTTGGAAAATACAAGGAAGAGTCAAAGGGAGAGTACAAAGAAACACCCAAACAGGAGTCCAAAGAAATGGTATCTTTTTCTAAAGATGACCCACGATTACTTCTGCTGGAATTGATGGAAGACCAGGGGCACCGGCTGGACTACATAGAGAAGCACAACGCTGATATTCAAGAAGTGTTCCACCAAATGGACCTCGTTACGAAAGAAAATAAGAAGGCGCTTCTTTCGTTTCTCTCTCAGCCGGTCATAAACGACCACAGTTTCGACTACATCCACAACCCAGACAGAGCCTGCGTCAACTCCAACACCGATGTTCTAATCATGGTCCCTTCCTCGCCTGGGAATTTTCAGAACCGGAAAAACATTCGCAGCGGGGATTACAGCACCTTCACGGGAAACATTGAGAACAGGGCCCAGATCATGTTTTTCATCGGGCTGACGAAATCGAATGAAACTCAAATGAGAATCGACGAGGAATCGGAGACGTATGAGGACATCGTGCAAGAGTCTTTCGAAGACGTTTACCGAAATATTCGATACAAGTCGGTATCGATGCTGAGATGGGTCAGCACCTACTGCCGTGAGGCGAGATTCGTCATTCGAAACGACGACGATATTTCTGTGAATCTAAGTCTTGTACTCGATACCGTTAAACGCACACGAGAAAAATATGCAAATTTCATTCTAGGCCGCGTGCGTATGAACGACATGCCGATGAGAAATATGAAAGACAAATACGCGCTGTCAAGACAAGAATACGCCCCGAATGTGTTCCCCCCTTTTGCTCTGGGCGGACTCCTCGGCTTGACGACCTTGACAGCGGAGCTTCTCTACCAGGCCGCGCTCAGAGTGAGCCCCATCTGGCTGGATGATGTCTACATCACTGGCATCTGCGCACCGCACGTTGGAGTTAAGCTCATCAACGATAGCTCGTTTGCGTTCAAACACAAAGGAAAATGGGCGCACTGA